The Bacteriovorax sp. Seq25_V genome has a window encoding:
- a CDS encoding thiolase family protein, translating into MSLNKGSRVFLVSGKRTPFGKFGGSLQDITPVDLAVYATKAMIKETGIKPDQIDQVILGNVVPSSTDALYGGRHLALKVGCPQEVPGIVINRLCGSGIQAILDATRLIKLGEANLVLAGGTENMSMVPHLTYGARFGTKYGSLKNVDMLLDALTDQYAGTPMGITAENLGEKFSVTRDESDVYSVNSHKKAQKAYADGLLQGEICEIPLRKGVCSKDEHLRDDATVEGMQGLRPSFKKDGLVTPGSASGIVDGAAVCFVASEEFVNANKLTPLAEILDGEVVGVDPTIMGIGPSPAIKNILKRNNLSFAEIDLVEINEAFSAQTLSCMKDMELPEEKLNVWGGAVALGHPLAASGTRIAVTLARQLNHYNKDMGIASACIGGGQGIALLLKRVK; encoded by the coding sequence ATGTCCTTAAACAAAGGCTCACGCGTATTTTTAGTGTCTGGGAAAAGAACACCATTTGGAAAATTTGGAGGCTCTTTACAAGATATTACCCCTGTAGATCTAGCAGTTTATGCTACTAAAGCCATGATTAAAGAAACAGGAATAAAACCAGATCAAATTGATCAGGTAATCCTTGGAAATGTTGTTCCATCATCAACAGATGCCCTTTATGGCGGGCGACATTTAGCCCTAAAAGTGGGTTGTCCTCAAGAAGTCCCTGGTATCGTTATTAACAGACTTTGCGGGTCAGGAATTCAAGCAATTTTAGATGCAACAAGATTAATAAAACTTGGTGAGGCCAATCTTGTCCTTGCTGGTGGTACAGAAAATATGTCTATGGTTCCACACCTTACTTATGGTGCGAGATTTGGAACAAAGTATGGATCTTTAAAAAATGTTGATATGTTACTTGATGCTTTAACTGACCAGTATGCAGGAACACCAATGGGAATCACCGCTGAAAATCTTGGAGAAAAGTTTTCTGTTACACGTGATGAAAGTGATGTTTATTCTGTTAATTCACATAAAAAAGCACAAAAGGCATATGCTGATGGATTACTCCAAGGTGAGATCTGTGAGATCCCACTTCGAAAAGGTGTTTGTTCAAAGGATGAGCATTTAAGAGATGATGCTACTGTTGAAGGAATGCAAGGGCTTAGACCTTCGTTTAAAAAGGATGGACTTGTAACTCCTGGATCTGCGTCAGGAATTGTTGACGGTGCAGCAGTTTGTTTTGTCGCGAGTGAAGAATTTGTTAATGCAAATAAGTTAACACCACTTGCTGAAATTCTTGATGGAGAAGTTGTTGGAGTTGATCCAACAATTATGGGTATTGGTCCATCTCCAGCAATCAAAAATATTTTAAAAAGAAATAACCTTTCATTTGCTGAGATCGATTTAGTTGAAATTAATGAAGCCTTCTCTGCTCAAACTTTATCTTGTATGAAAGATATGGAGCTTCCTGAGGAAAAACTGAATGTTTGGGGTGGGGCAGTTGCTCTTGGCCACCCACTTGCTGCTTCAGGGACAAGAATTGCCGTGACTCTTGCTAGACAATTAAATCATTATAATAAGGATATGGGGATTGCATCAGCTTGTATCGGTGGTGGACAAGGGATCGCCCTTTTACTTAAAAGAGTTAAATAA
- a CDS encoding HEAT repeat domain-containing protein, translated as MNDSKNTQSKIDKKLLENPFVGSLVVPIAIVLVGALIVFGVTKMISSEHSYKDLVTEMKSKTFGNKWVAALELSKLISAKKIPAEDIPWLVQSMDEIYSSSIDPRTRNFIVVAAGALNDDGALRIFQKGLKDVDHDVRFHTVVALANAPKGLVFDWKPVIEFLDSEDHGMVQTAIFALSTHQVSGIEKKIENLLNTDLGAGVRYTAATALIAYKNEKCLPIIEEILSLNETSLDGKMTVDQIRGLKFNVFEAIQRAPWSALAASIEKLVQSDKDVKVIGRGKEVLKLLKK; from the coding sequence ATGAATGATTCAAAAAATACTCAATCAAAAATTGATAAAAAATTACTTGAGAATCCTTTTGTTGGGTCCCTTGTCGTTCCGATAGCAATTGTACTTGTTGGTGCTTTAATTGTTTTTGGTGTAACAAAAATGATTTCAAGTGAACACTCATATAAAGACCTTGTTACAGAAATGAAGTCGAAAACATTCGGTAACAAGTGGGTTGCGGCTCTCGAACTCTCAAAACTTATTTCAGCTAAAAAAATTCCTGCCGAAGATATTCCATGGCTAGTACAGAGCATGGATGAGATTTACTCATCATCAATTGATCCTCGCACAAGAAACTTCATCGTTGTTGCTGCAGGCGCTTTGAACGATGATGGAGCGTTGAGAATTTTTCAAAAAGGTCTAAAAGATGTTGATCATGATGTGAGATTTCATACAGTAGTTGCTCTTGCGAATGCTCCAAAAGGATTAGTGTTCGACTGGAAGCCAGTAATTGAATTTTTAGACTCTGAAGACCACGGAATGGTTCAAACAGCGATCTTTGCTTTAAGTACTCATCAGGTAAGTGGAATAGAAAAAAAAATAGAGAATTTACTTAATACTGATTTAGGCGCGGGGGTAAGATACACCGCAGCAACAGCATTAATTGCATATAAAAATGAAAAATGTTTACCAATTATTGAGGAAATTCTTTCTTTAAATGAAACTTCTTTAGATGGGAAAATGACTGTTGATCAGATCCGCGGATTGAAGTTTAACGTCTTCGAGGCGATCCAGAGGGCTCCTTGGAGTGCGCTTGCTGCGTCAATAGAGAAACTTGTGCAGAGTGACAAGGATGTAAAAGTAATTGGACGTGGAAAGGAAGTTTTAAAACTGTTGAAAAAGTGA
- a CDS encoding ubiquinol-cytochrome c reductase iron-sulfur subunit, which translates to MSEDSKLQLNRREFFSFITVGWVAFTSACAGLLSLAFRFTYPNVNFEPEMDFIAGFPSDYENGVDERWKNGYGVWMVKQEGKLVALSNICTHLGCVPNWLPAELKFKCPCHGSGYYMNGVNFEGPAPRPLERYKISLNPEGKIKVDKTKVYRYEKGQWDSPDSYLSV; encoded by the coding sequence ATGTCAGAAGATTCGAAACTGCAACTTAACAGAAGAGAGTTCTTTAGTTTTATTACTGTTGGTTGGGTTGCTTTTACATCTGCTTGTGCAGGTTTATTAAGTTTAGCTTTTCGTTTTACTTATCCAAACGTTAACTTTGAACCAGAGATGGACTTTATCGCAGGTTTTCCAAGTGATTACGAAAACGGTGTAGATGAAAGATGGAAGAATGGTTACGGTGTATGGATGGTAAAGCAAGAAGGAAAACTAGTTGCTCTATCAAACATCTGTACACACCTTGGTTGTGTTCCGAACTGGCTACCAGCAGAATTAAAATTCAAGTGTCCATGTCACGGTTCAGGTTATTACATGAATGGTGTTAACTTCGAAGGGCCAGCTCCAAGACCACTTGAGAGATATAAAATTTCATTGAACCCAGAAGGTAAAATTAAAGTCGATAAGACAAAAGTTTATCGTTATGAAAAAGGTCAATGGGATAGTCCAGATTCTTACTTATCAGTTTAA
- a CDS encoding cytochrome b N-terminal domain-containing protein, which yields MAKKGVADYIRETQVWKSIFRHGPPTNARNRAAVVAGNVFLHLHPIKLKKSGVQLGYTWCMGGLTFFIFLALTVTGLLLMFYYRPTAEYAYNDIIALKEHVPLGIMREIHRWGAHAMVITVWLHMFRVFMTGSYKPPREFNWGVGVILLVLTLLLSFTGYLLPWDQLAIWAIAVGSNMAKATPFLGHGGPGAALAQIGDFVMVSDKNDVRFQLLAGRFVGEPALLRFYILHCVFIPLVVGVLIAVHFWRVRKDGGISAPL from the coding sequence ATGGCTAAAAAAGGTGTAGCTGACTACATTAGAGAAACACAGGTCTGGAAATCTATTTTCAGACATGGTCCTCCGACCAATGCAAGAAATAGAGCTGCAGTAGTTGCAGGTAACGTGTTCTTGCACCTTCACCCAATTAAGCTTAAGAAGTCAGGTGTGCAGTTAGGATACACTTGGTGTATGGGTGGATTAACATTTTTTATCTTCTTAGCACTTACTGTTACAGGTCTTCTGTTAATGTTCTATTACAGACCAACAGCTGAGTATGCTTACAACGATATTATTGCACTAAAAGAGCACGTGCCTTTAGGGATCATGAGAGAGATTCATAGATGGGGAGCTCACGCGATGGTTATTACTGTTTGGTTGCACATGTTCCGTGTATTCATGACAGGTTCTTATAAACCACCAAGAGAGTTTAACTGGGGTGTTGGTGTTATTCTTTTAGTACTAACTCTTCTTCTATCATTTACAGGTTACCTACTTCCGTGGGATCAGCTTGCGATTTGGGCGATTGCCGTAGGTTCTAACATGGCGAAAGCAACACCATTTTTAGGTCACGGTGGTCCAGGGGCTGCATTAGCTCAGATTGGTGATTTCGTAATGGTTTCTGATAAAAACGACGTACGTTTCCAGTTATTAGCTGGGCGTTTTGTTGGTGAGCCAGCTCTTCTACGTTTCTATATTCTTCACTGTGTATTCATTCCACTAGTTGTAGGTGTTCTGATTGCTGTACACTTTTGGAGAGTTAGAAAAGATGGTGGTATCTCAGCTCCACTGTAG
- a CDS encoding putative membrane protein — protein MKELINYMADPIRSFPIASILFFLMIKYYRIIGTKKFAIASLVASIPVVFWFCLDSNFRAIILWPDNIPINIIIILIAWLTWYTLYRCALNDERIERGDMPIEATPENREKVWTWPNLVYTELMVIVGTTIFLVVWAIIFKAPLEEPANPTWAPNPAKAPWYFLGLQEMLVYFDPWMAGVVLPGIIVVGMIAIPYIDTNPKGNGYYTFAERPMAVTFFLYGWLVLWVYLIIVGTFLRGPNWTFYGPFEYWDFHKVVSEYNVNLSEFLWIKWLNMPMPSNLVVREILGIILSLVYIGVLPVVIAATKWGKKIIENTGAIRYYIFIFLVLMMTSLPIKMVLRWLFSLKYIVALPEWELNL, from the coding sequence ATGAAAGAACTTATTAACTATATGGCCGACCCAATTAGATCGTTTCCGATTGCGTCGATTCTGTTCTTCCTAATGATTAAATATTACAGAATCATTGGGACAAAGAAATTTGCTATAGCTTCTCTGGTTGCAAGTATACCAGTTGTGTTTTGGTTTTGTTTAGACAGTAACTTTAGAGCTATTATTTTATGGCCAGATAATATTCCTATTAACATTATTATCATCCTGATTGCTTGGCTTACTTGGTACACTCTTTATAGATGTGCCTTGAATGACGAGAGAATTGAACGTGGTGATATGCCAATAGAGGCGACTCCTGAAAATAGAGAGAAAGTATGGACTTGGCCAAACCTTGTTTATACTGAACTTATGGTAATCGTTGGTACAACAATTTTCTTAGTTGTATGGGCAATTATCTTTAAGGCTCCATTAGAGGAACCAGCAAACCCAACTTGGGCACCGAACCCGGCGAAAGCTCCATGGTACTTCCTTGGTCTACAAGAAATGCTTGTATACTTTGACCCTTGGATGGCGGGGGTTGTTCTTCCTGGGATTATCGTTGTGGGAATGATTGCAATTCCATACATTGACACAAACCCAAAAGGAAATGGTTACTATACATTTGCTGAAAGACCGATGGCCGTAACATTCTTCCTTTATGGTTGGTTAGTATTATGGGTTTACTTAATTATTGTTGGAACATTCTTGAGAGGGCCAAACTGGACATTCTATGGACCGTTTGAATATTGGGACTTCCACAAAGTTGTTTCTGAATACAACGTCAACCTGTCTGAGTTTCTTTGGATTAAGTGGCTTAATATGCCAATGCCATCAAACTTAGTGGTTAGAGAAATTCTTGGAATCATTTTATCACTTGTTTATATCGGTGTTCTTCCAGTTGTAATTGCTGCAACAAAATGGGGGAAAAAGATCATCGAAAATACTGGTGCGATTAGATATTATATCTTTATCTTTCTAGTGCTTATGATGACATCACTACCGATCAAAATGGTATTAAGATGGCTATTTAGTTTGAAATATATTGTCGCTCTTCCAGAGTGGGAACTTAACCTGTAA
- a CDS encoding cytochrome c: MSKKHEPGMAYDMKKLHKVFAFFSLAFLMAVVWVFLDDYIRPWKAIQVEAMKIEKQKIAEKIAAEEKVISKEKLALLETQLTEAEAKVAARNSDIVALQEELKLLKRDIKEETIVNGRLNSDVAALTFSWENAHAHHKPNADVLFAKLRKNKQLFAESKERMKELQNNEKKTNKKIAEIESEVVEVKKEISSITMKRDLLNKSLETKNITPLFAVRNAPFVDFLDPTIKIKQIVLENITDDRYFQHVPKVDRCITCHTFIDKEGYEDQPNPHKTHPNLDLMVGANGTHPMKQFGCTTCHGGEGHRVTDFNSAAHIPANKEQEAEWVKKYHWHEPHKVPIVQYSKGSVEAGCVKCHQDVQYIPGATVLNEGRKEIEKFGCYGCHKIEGWEHKRKPGPSLEKIASKVDKEFFKSWVWDPKAFNKHAKMPRFFMQDNNSSPEFIKKNIAEVNAMTDFIFAQSESYKPFMRYTGGNKANGKKIIGEVGCLSCHGAQEFALESKKIDAHKGPYLSGLASKIKSADWLVSWLKKPSHYQENTIMPSFRLTDKEVNDVAAYLLSQRNESFDKLKFEPMDKTARDEILVTYFSAFDTVEVAKKKLASMTDHERTMELGKRSVGKYGCYSCHDLKGFEGRAPIGPELTKIGSKPLTQFGFGHEYDVPHTRDGWIKAHLLNPRRWDRGVDKPFADITRMPNFNMTEEEAHKITVALIGQVSEKVPLTGVKRLNANEEIVKEGMKVAIKFNCIGCHQIDGMHGDILKIYEDDINEGPPRLVNQGHRVQSDWFHYFLGNVYKIRPWLKIRMPSFEMTNEERNKLVALFQAKAGQGTFEEMHTQVTWEPGEKEGAKKLFKQLDCVSCHSAEYTKDEPVAPNLKYAKRRLRASWIEEWLAGPDKILPGTTMPSFWIDGEAADPDILGGDAKRQIKALTKLLLEEGHDFYSPDDKNANKK; this comes from the coding sequence ATGTCGAAAAAACATGAGCCTGGTATGGCCTATGACATGAAAAAACTTCACAAGGTATTTGCCTTCTTCTCACTGGCATTTTTAATGGCAGTTGTGTGGGTTTTCCTTGATGACTATATTAGACCTTGGAAGGCAATCCAAGTTGAAGCGATGAAAATCGAGAAGCAAAAAATTGCTGAAAAGATTGCTGCTGAAGAAAAAGTGATTAGTAAAGAAAAGCTCGCTCTTCTTGAAACTCAATTGACTGAAGCTGAAGCTAAAGTTGCAGCAAGAAATTCTGATATAGTAGCTCTTCAAGAAGAACTAAAACTTCTAAAGAGAGATATCAAAGAAGAAACTATTGTTAATGGACGTTTGAACTCAGACGTTGCTGCGTTAACTTTTTCTTGGGAAAATGCTCATGCTCATCATAAGCCAAATGCAGATGTATTATTTGCAAAACTAAGAAAGAATAAGCAGCTTTTTGCAGAATCTAAAGAGAGAATGAAAGAACTGCAAAATAATGAGAAAAAGACGAATAAGAAAATTGCTGAAATCGAAAGTGAAGTAGTTGAAGTGAAAAAAGAAATTTCTTCAATTACAATGAAGAGAGATCTTCTAAATAAGTCATTAGAGACGAAGAATATTACACCACTTTTTGCTGTCAGAAACGCGCCTTTCGTAGATTTCTTAGATCCAACAATTAAGATTAAGCAAATCGTTCTTGAAAATATTACGGATGATCGTTACTTTCAACACGTTCCAAAAGTTGATCGTTGTATTACATGTCACACTTTTATCGACAAAGAAGGGTATGAGGATCAACCAAACCCACACAAAACACACCCGAATTTAGACCTTATGGTTGGAGCTAACGGTACTCACCCAATGAAGCAATTTGGTTGTACAACTTGTCACGGTGGTGAAGGTCACAGAGTTACAGATTTTAACTCAGCAGCTCACATTCCAGCTAACAAAGAACAAGAAGCTGAATGGGTTAAGAAATATCACTGGCATGAACCGCACAAAGTTCCAATTGTTCAGTACTCAAAAGGGTCAGTTGAAGCAGGTTGTGTTAAATGTCACCAAGATGTTCAGTATATTCCAGGTGCAACTGTACTTAACGAAGGTCGTAAAGAAATCGAGAAGTTTGGTTGTTATGGATGTCACAAAATTGAAGGTTGGGAACACAAAAGAAAACCAGGACCAAGTTTAGAGAAGATCGCTTCTAAAGTAGATAAAGAATTCTTTAAGTCATGGGTATGGGATCCAAAAGCATTTAATAAGCATGCAAAAATGCCACGTTTCTTTATGCAGGATAACAACTCTAGCCCAGAGTTTATTAAGAAAAATATCGCAGAAGTAAATGCGATGACTGACTTTATCTTTGCTCAGTCTGAAAGCTATAAGCCGTTCATGAGATATACTGGCGGAAATAAAGCTAACGGTAAAAAGATCATTGGTGAAGTAGGATGTTTATCTTGTCACGGAGCTCAGGAATTTGCTCTTGAGTCTAAGAAGATTGACGCTCACAAAGGTCCATATCTTTCAGGTTTAGCATCTAAGATAAAGAGCGCTGACTGGTTAGTGTCTTGGTTAAAGAAACCATCTCACTACCAAGAAAACACAATCATGCCTTCTTTCAGGCTAACTGATAAAGAAGTAAATGATGTTGCTGCTTACTTACTATCGCAGAGAAATGAAAGTTTTGATAAGCTAAAATTTGAACCAATGGATAAGACAGCAAGAGATGAAATTCTTGTAACGTACTTCTCTGCATTTGATACAGTTGAAGTAGCAAAGAAGAAGCTTGCAAGTATGACGGATCATGAAAGAACAATGGAGCTTGGTAAGAGATCTGTTGGTAAGTATGGTTGTTACTCTTGTCACGATCTTAAAGGATTTGAAGGAAGAGCACCAATCGGTCCGGAGCTAACAAAAATTGGATCTAAACCATTAACTCAATTTGGTTTTGGTCATGAGTACGATGTTCCGCACACGAGAGATGGATGGATTAAAGCTCACTTACTAAACCCAAGAAGATGGGATAGAGGTGTTGATAAACCATTTGCAGATATTACAAGAATGCCTAACTTTAATATGACGGAAGAGGAAGCTCATAAAATTACCGTAGCCCTTATTGGTCAAGTTTCAGAGAAAGTACCTTTAACAGGTGTTAAGAGACTTAATGCAAATGAGGAAATTGTTAAAGAAGGGATGAAAGTTGCAATTAAGTTTAACTGTATTGGTTGTCACCAAATTGATGGAATGCACGGAGATATCTTAAAGATCTACGAAGATGATATCAATGAAGGACCTCCAAGACTTGTTAATCAAGGACATCGTGTTCAATCTGACTGGTTCCACTATTTCTTAGGAAATGTGTACAAGATCAGACCGTGGTTAAAGATCAGAATGCCTTCATTTGAAATGACAAATGAAGAAAGAAATAAGTTAGTAGCTCTTTTCCAGGCCAAGGCTGGACAAGGAACTTTCGAAGAAATGCACACTCAAGTTACTTGGGAACCAGGTGAGAAAGAGGGAGCGAAGAAACTATTTAAGCAATTAGACTGTGTTTCTTGTCACTCTGCTGAGTACACAAAAGATGAGCCAGTAGCACCAAACCTAAAATACGCGAAGAGAAGATTACGTGCTTCTTGGATTGAAGAGTGGTTAGCTGGGCCAGATAAAATTTTACCTGGAACTACAATGCCATCTTTCTGGATTGATGGAGAAGCGGCTGATCCAGATATCTTAGGTGGAGACGCGAAGAGACAGATTAAAGCTTTAACAAAACTACTTCTGGAAGAGGGACATGATTTCTACTCACCAGATGATAAAAATGCGAATAAAAAGTAA
- a CDS encoding cytochrome c oxidase subunit 3 — translation MAHKELVHDGPIKYPNDPQFGTASPSKIGMWLFLGTDAMSFSGLLIAYAVLRATKPWPVPEQALGGVFLSGIMTFILICSSVSMVLCIDACKQRDKKGIRNWLLATIVGGAIFLGIQAYEYTHLMHEMGMTFSTYEHGNNLFSSTFFAITGFHGLHVLTGVIYLIWMYVLALQGRFDKGDYGMLEIVGLFWHFVDLVWIIVFTVIYLI, via the coding sequence ATGGCTCATAAAGAATTGGTACACGACGGTCCAATAAAATATCCAAATGATCCACAATTTGGAACAGCTAGCCCAAGTAAAATTGGTATGTGGCTGTTCCTTGGGACAGATGCTATGTCTTTCTCGGGATTACTTATAGCTTATGCAGTTCTTAGAGCTACAAAGCCTTGGCCAGTTCCAGAGCAAGCTCTTGGTGGTGTTTTCCTTTCAGGGATTATGACATTCATCCTTATTTGTTCTTCAGTATCAATGGTTCTTTGTATTGATGCTTGTAAGCAAAGAGATAAGAAGGGGATCAGAAACTGGTTACTTGCTACTATTGTTGGTGGAGCTATCTTTCTTGGAATTCAAGCATATGAGTACACTCATTTAATGCATGAAATGGGAATGACATTTAGTACTTATGAGCATGGAAATAACTTATTTTCATCTACATTCTTTGCAATTACCGGTTTTCATGGTCTACACGTTTTAACTGGTGTTATCTATCTAATCTGGATGTACGTTTTAGCTCTTCAGGGAAGATTTGATAAAGGTGATTATGGAATGCTAGAGATCGTTGGTCTTTTCTGGCACTTTGTTGACCTTGTATGGATTATCGTTTTTACAGTGATTTATTTGATCTAA
- a CDS encoding DUF420 domain-containing protein has translation MKKNNKNYINTIIYALSFAIVVFLVWYIYIKPEATTVYDWVANLPYVNASLNSLAAIFLVFGFVAIKNGNVKYHIRFMSLATVSSTLFLVSYLLYHHFHGDTKFIADGLIRPIYFFILVSHILLSVALVPMALMTIFNAITMNFVTHKRWAKWTFPVWLYVSVTGVVIVFILKLFNHA, from the coding sequence ATGAAGAAGAATAATAAGAATTATATTAATACTATTATTTACGCTTTAAGTTTTGCTATTGTTGTATTTCTTGTTTGGTATATTTACATAAAACCAGAAGCTACAACTGTCTATGATTGGGTTGCCAATCTGCCTTATGTAAATGCATCTCTAAATTCTCTCGCGGCCATCTTTCTCGTGTTTGGATTTGTTGCAATTAAAAATGGTAACGTAAAATATCATATTCGTTTTATGTCACTTGCGACTGTGAGTTCAACATTGTTTCTCGTGAGCTATCTTTTGTATCATCACTTTCATGGGGATACGAAGTTTATAGCAGATGGACTAATAAGACCGATATACTTTTTTATTCTTGTCTCACATATTCTTTTATCTGTCGCACTCGTGCCAATGGCCCTAATGACAATATTTAATGCAATTACAATGAATTTTGTAACCCATAAACGTTGGGCAAAATGGACATTTCCTGTTTGGTTATATGTCTCAGTTACAGGGGTGGTAATTGTATTTATCTTAAAGCTCTTCAATCACGCATAG
- a CDS encoding glycosyltransferase family 87 protein — protein sequence MKQSLSKLTDYINSGLGRFWLFLIPLIYFIRVHKKRVDFPCYHIAGGRYFHAENLYFMTDTWPYKYPPVVAFFFQPLAIFPLGVAKVIFYVLAFVAMAATYKLILDLLFGDEPIEKKYTIIPFFLVLRFHFYDYANLQVNSIMLFLLVYGFVLLRKNKIFKGAMLFAIGGTFKIIPIFISFYYLLKGEFKKFFAIVGSFVALQLIPLLTYGFSGYKELLKNYSSLMGQSHSFYSTDRILQSATSLIARTTEYLNILTGETERHLILAVLLLVGVVPFLLMILKKLSSKESSLIELSYCLLFYPLVNPVGWRHAHVFILPAVVTLFYYIYKEKLFKRFAYKILIGLYFLFNVISSKFLVGSKFSHIGDYLSFNVLGIYVLFAGLFLIHGRLTTESKD from the coding sequence ATGAAACAATCTTTATCGAAATTAACTGACTATATAAATTCAGGTTTAGGAAGATTTTGGTTGTTTCTAATACCATTAATTTACTTTATTAGGGTTCATAAAAAGAGAGTGGACTTTCCTTGTTATCATATTGCTGGTGGAAGATATTTTCATGCTGAAAATTTGTATTTTATGACTGATACTTGGCCTTATAAGTACCCTCCTGTCGTAGCATTCTTCTTTCAGCCGCTAGCTATATTTCCCCTTGGTGTCGCGAAAGTTATTTTCTATGTACTTGCTTTTGTTGCGATGGCTGCTACATACAAATTAATTCTTGATCTTCTTTTTGGTGATGAGCCTATCGAAAAGAAATATACAATCATTCCTTTCTTTCTCGTTTTAAGATTCCATTTCTATGATTATGCAAACCTTCAAGTTAATAGCATTATGCTTTTTTTGCTTGTGTACGGTTTCGTTTTACTGAGAAAAAATAAGATTTTTAAAGGTGCCATGCTTTTTGCAATAGGTGGAACTTTTAAGATTATTCCAATTTTTATTTCCTTCTACTATTTACTTAAAGGAGAGTTTAAAAAATTCTTCGCAATTGTAGGAAGTTTCGTTGCTCTTCAACTCATCCCATTGCTTACATATGGCTTTTCAGGATATAAAGAATTACTTAAGAATTATTCGTCACTAATGGGGCAGAGTCATTCTTTTTATAGTACAGATCGAATTCTTCAATCTGCGACTTCATTAATTGCTCGTACGACAGAATATTTAAATATCTTAACAGGAGAGACGGAAAGGCATCTAATACTTGCAGTTCTCCTTCTTGTTGGTGTCGTTCCATTCCTTTTGATGATACTAAAAAAGTTATCTTCCAAAGAGAGTTCTCTGATAGAGCTATCATACTGTTTACTTTTTTATCCTCTAGTAAATCCTGTTGGCTGGAGACATGCCCATGTTTTCATTCTTCCGGCTGTCGTTACACTTTTTTATTATATTTATAAGGAAAAACTTTTTAAGAGATTTGCTTATAAAATTCTAATAGGTCTGTACTTCTTGTTTAATGTCATTAGTTCAAAATTTCTGGTTGGATCTAAGTTTAGCCACATTGGAGATTATCTCTCGTTCAATGTGTTGGGGATCTATGTATTATTCGCAGGATTGTTCCTTATACATGGGAGACTTACAACTGAGAGTAAGGACTAA